The Mycobacterium seoulense genome has a window encoding:
- a CDS encoding LysM peptidoglycan-binding domain-containing protein, which translates to MTTIHTLAPRAGSPRRPVNGPVQGLGYGRDVLARSRRPVPSRPAGAPMRYHRTGVAMSAAPHRKRPVTVATTVWLALAAGAITLWLGLVGNVGQVLNGDSGSSAAHVPDRLAVVRVEAGESLQDVAHRVAPDAPARQVADRIRELNDMNSPSVLAGQTLIAPVG; encoded by the coding sequence ATGACAACCATCCACACGCTGGCGCCGCGCGCCGGCAGCCCCCGGCGTCCGGTCAACGGACCGGTCCAGGGCCTTGGCTACGGCCGGGACGTGCTGGCCCGCTCGCGCCGCCCCGTCCCCTCACGACCGGCCGGCGCGCCCATGCGCTACCACCGCACCGGCGTCGCGATGTCGGCCGCGCCCCACCGCAAGCGCCCCGTCACGGTGGCCACCACCGTCTGGCTGGCGCTGGCCGCCGGTGCGATCACCCTGTGGCTGGGCCTCGTCGGCAACGTCGGTCAGGTGCTCAACGGCGACTCCGGGAGTTCGGCCGCGCACGTGCCCGACCGGCTGGCCGTCGTGCGGGTCGAGGCGGGGGAGTCGCTGCAGGACGTCGCGCACCGGGTGGCGCCCGACGCGCCGGCCCGCCAGGTGGCCGACCGGATCCGCGAGCTCAACGACATGAACTCGCCGAGTGTGCTCGCCGGTCAGACCCTGATCGCCCCGGTCGGCTGA
- a CDS encoding LGFP repeat-containing protein: MNGQRGHMRRLVGSALVSLTAAAIAAALLAPPAAASPIGDAEAAMMAAWEKAGGDGSPLGARKGDVYPAGDGFALDFDGGKMFFTPATGAKFVYGPILDKYEMLGGPAGSDLGFPAINEVPGLAGPDSRVATFSASDKPVIFWTPDHGAFVVRGAINAAWDKLGSSGGVLGVPVGDETYNGEVSAQKFSGGQVSWNRQTKQFTTEPPALADQLKGLQVAIDPTAAINMAWRAAGGPNGPLGVKKGAQYPIGGDGIAQDFANGKVYFSPATGANAVESNILAKYESLGGPAGSDLGFPTATESDGGIPSSRVVTFSGADKPVIFWTSEHGAFVVRGAMKAAWDKLRGPAGKLGAPVGDQAVDGDVVSQQFAGGKISWNRAKNTFSTEPANLAPLLSGLQVSGQNQPSNSATPAHPKKFTWQSWWLLAVIPVVVLIVLAGLLAFGWRRRRAAQEGAGYEPHPDLAGGYDAVGDQHWGHEDVTTEQFGHQPGAPEAEAAGRVSWRRGGADEGPFAGEQEDPDAVDTDSFSVVTPADLSEAGYPETEAEYGEAEYGEAEYAEPERGEAEYGESEYADANYADADYAGAEYAGDEHEPAYRDTDHADDEYLEAEEVAVPHAPADAGFDGGAADAAPPEAEYPDVAVPHVPADIAEAEAAAPEAVAPAVVASEQRGGRHAAADDEDSAGAGPAGRPTIHLPLDDPYQAPDGYPIKASARFGLYYTPGSELYHDTLAEIWLSSEEVAQANGFVKAD, encoded by the coding sequence GTGAACGGGCAGAGAGGTCACATGCGCAGGCTGGTCGGGAGCGCGCTGGTCAGCTTGACCGCCGCAGCAATTGCCGCCGCCTTGCTGGCGCCCCCCGCGGCGGCGTCGCCCATCGGCGACGCCGAGGCGGCCATGATGGCGGCGTGGGAGAAGGCCGGCGGTGACGGTTCGCCTCTGGGCGCCCGCAAGGGCGACGTGTACCCGGCCGGCGACGGTTTCGCGCTCGACTTCGACGGCGGCAAGATGTTCTTCACCCCGGCGACCGGTGCCAAATTCGTCTACGGGCCCATCCTGGACAAATACGAGATGCTGGGCGGCCCCGCCGGCAGCGATCTGGGGTTCCCGGCCATCAACGAAGTGCCCGGCCTGGCCGGACCCGACAGCCGGGTGGCCACCTTCTCGGCGAGCGACAAGCCGGTGATCTTCTGGACGCCCGACCACGGGGCGTTCGTCGTGCGCGGCGCGATCAACGCCGCCTGGGACAAGCTCGGCAGTTCGGGCGGCGTGCTCGGGGTCCCGGTCGGCGACGAAACGTACAACGGCGAGGTCTCCGCCCAGAAGTTCAGCGGCGGTCAGGTCTCGTGGAACAGGCAGACGAAGCAGTTCACCACCGAGCCCCCGGCTTTGGCCGACCAACTGAAGGGCCTGCAGGTCGCGATCGACCCCACCGCGGCCATCAACATGGCGTGGCGAGCGGCCGGCGGCCCCAATGGGCCGTTGGGGGTCAAGAAGGGCGCGCAATATCCGATCGGCGGCGACGGGATCGCCCAGGACTTCGCCAACGGAAAGGTGTACTTCAGCCCGGCCACCGGCGCCAACGCCGTCGAAAGCAACATCCTGGCCAAGTACGAGTCGCTGGGCGGACCCGCCGGCAGCGACCTGGGTTTCCCCACCGCCACCGAGTCCGACGGCGGCATCCCGTCCAGCCGCGTCGTCACCTTCTCCGGCGCCGACAAGCCGGTGATCTTCTGGACTTCGGAGCACGGCGCGTTCGTGGTGCGCGGGGCCATGAAGGCGGCGTGGGACAAGCTCCGCGGGCCGGCCGGCAAGCTGGGCGCTCCCGTCGGCGACCAGGCCGTCGACGGCGACGTCGTCTCCCAGCAGTTCGCCGGCGGCAAGATCTCCTGGAACCGGGCGAAGAACACGTTCAGCACGGAGCCGGCCAACCTCGCGCCGCTGCTCTCCGGCCTGCAGGTGTCGGGCCAGAACCAGCCGAGCAATTCGGCGACGCCCGCCCATCCCAAGAAGTTCACGTGGCAGTCGTGGTGGCTGCTGGCCGTCATTCCGGTGGTCGTGCTGATCGTCCTGGCGGGGCTGCTGGCCTTCGGATGGCGTCGGCGTCGTGCCGCGCAGGAGGGTGCCGGCTACGAGCCGCACCCCGACCTCGCCGGCGGCTACGACGCCGTGGGCGACCAGCATTGGGGGCACGAGGACGTCACCACCGAACAGTTCGGCCACCAGCCGGGAGCCCCCGAAGCCGAGGCCGCCGGGCGGGTCAGCTGGCGGCGCGGCGGCGCGGACGAGGGTCCATTCGCGGGCGAGCAGGAGGACCCCGACGCGGTGGACACCGACTCCTTCTCCGTCGTCACGCCTGCGGACCTGTCGGAGGCCGGCTACCCCGAAACCGAAGCCGAATACGGCGAAGCCGAATACGGCGAAGCCGAATACGCCGAACCTGAACGCGGCGAAGCCGAATACGGCGAGTCCGAATACGCCGATGCGAATTACGCCGACGCCGACTATGCCGGCGCCGAGTACGCCGGCGATGAGCATGAGCCCGCCTACCGCGACACCGACCACGCCGACGACGAATACCTGGAGGCCGAGGAAGTCGCGGTGCCGCACGCGCCCGCGGACGCCGGATTCGACGGCGGTGCAGCCGATGCCGCCCCACCCGAGGCCGAGTACCCGGACGTCGCGGTACCGCACGTCCCCGCGGACATTGCCGAGGCCGAGGCCGCCGCTCCGGAGGCCGTCGCGCCGGCGGTCGTCGCATCCGAGCAGCGCGGCGGGCGGCACGCGGCCGCGGACGACGAAGACAGCGCGGGGGCCGGCCCGGCCGGGCGCCCGACCATCCACCTGCCGCTCGACGATCCCTACCAGGCGCCCGACGGATACCCGATCAAGGCGAGCGCCCGCTTCGGGCTGTACTACACGCCGGGCAGCGAGCTCTATCACGACACGCTCGCCGAAATCTGGCTGTCCAGTGAGGAAGTGGCGCAGGCCAACGGCTTCGTCAAGGCGGACTGA
- the lexA gene encoding transcriptional repressor LexA: MSDSNDTSSAGAGGRLHAVDSSLTERQRTILNVIRASVTSRGYPPSIREIGDAVGLTSTSSVAHQLRTLERKGYLRRDPNRPRAVDVRGADDGAAAPATDVAGSDALPEPIFVPVLGRIAAGGPILAEEAVEDVFPLPRELVGEGTLFLLKVVGDSMVEAAICDGDWVVVRQQNVADNGDIVAAMIDGEATVKTFKRAGGQVWLMPHNPAFDPIPGNDATVLGKVVTVIRKV; encoded by the coding sequence ATGAGCGACAGCAACGACACCTCATCGGCCGGCGCGGGCGGTCGACTGCACGCCGTCGATTCATCACTGACCGAACGGCAACGCACCATCTTGAACGTCATTCGCGCGTCGGTCACCAGCCGTGGCTACCCGCCGAGCATCCGGGAGATCGGCGACGCGGTGGGCCTGACGTCGACATCGTCGGTGGCTCATCAACTGCGCACGCTGGAACGCAAGGGATACCTGCGTCGCGACCCGAACCGCCCACGGGCGGTCGACGTCCGCGGCGCCGATGACGGCGCGGCGGCGCCGGCCACCGATGTCGCCGGGTCGGACGCCCTGCCGGAGCCGATATTCGTCCCGGTCCTGGGGCGCATCGCGGCCGGCGGCCCCATCCTCGCCGAGGAAGCCGTCGAGGACGTTTTCCCGCTGCCGCGCGAGCTGGTCGGCGAGGGCACGCTGTTCCTGCTCAAAGTCGTCGGCGACTCCATGGTCGAGGCGGCGATCTGCGACGGCGACTGGGTGGTGGTGCGACAGCAGAACGTCGCCGACAACGGCGACATCGTCGCGGCCATGATCGACGGGGAAGCCACCGTGAAGACGTTCAAGCGGGCGGGCGGTCAGGTGTGGCTGATGCCGCACAACCCCGCGTTCGACCCCATTCCCGGCAATGACGCGACCGTGCTCGGCAAGGTCGTCACGGTGATCCGCAAGGTCTAG
- the nrdR gene encoding transcriptional regulator NrdR codes for MHCPFCRHPDSRVIDSRETDEGQAIRRRRSCPECGRRFTTVETAVLAVVKRSGVTEPFSREKVISGVRRACQGRQVDDDALNLLAQQVEDTVRAAGSPEVASHEVGLAILGPLRDLDEVAYLRFASVYRSFESADDFEREIQALREHRQVTTPS; via the coding sequence ATGCATTGCCCGTTCTGCCGTCATCCCGATTCCCGGGTGATCGACTCGAGGGAAACCGATGAGGGGCAGGCCATCCGGCGCCGCCGATCGTGCCCCGAGTGCGGACGGCGTTTCACCACCGTGGAGACCGCGGTGCTGGCCGTGGTCAAACGCAGCGGAGTCACCGAACCCTTCAGCAGGGAAAAGGTCATCAGCGGTGTCCGCCGGGCCTGCCAGGGCCGACAGGTGGACGACGATGCGCTGAACCTGCTCGCCCAACAGGTCGAGGACACCGTGCGCGCCGCGGGGTCCCCGGAGGTCGCGAGCCACGAGGTCGGCCTGGCCATCCTCGGTCCGCTGCGCGACCTCGACGAGGTGGCCTACCTGCGGTTCGCGTCGGTGTATCGCTCGTTCGAGTCCGCGGACGATTTCGAGCGCGAGATTCAGGCGTTGCGCGAACACCGCCAGGTCACCACCCCGAGCTGA